The Mercenaria mercenaria strain notata chromosome 6, MADL_Memer_1, whole genome shotgun sequence genome contains the following window.
accaaggtgtgacgccgacactgacgccgtggtgagtaggatagctctacctattcttcgaatagtcgagctaaaaagcagcCTGCATACAGGACGTAATGGCGGCTAAATTACACATTTTGTCAATGCTTGATATGCCTAAGACGATATTACGTCCACTTAGTACTTTCTGATCACTGTCCTGATAAGAGATCAAATATGTGCATAGCTGATCACTTATATTGCATTAAGGTCCTGAAAAATTGGGTCAGTCTAACAAACTATATTTGTATCACTGATTAACTGACATATTTTCTGTACGAACACCTCTACGGAGGTTACACAAAGAGGAAAATGTAGATCACACACTTAAGTAGCTTTGTTATGCATCAACTAATGTTGGAATGTATTAAAACACAACGAtctatttattttctacgaagGAATTTGTGTGATTATCAAAAGCGTGGCGTAATACACTATTGTTTTAGTTACGATACATTAACTTAATTTCGTCGAGTCAAATCTGGCCGCCACGAATCTTTTGCACGCACTGCGAATGTTGAGTTGGTGCCAGCCATGAGTAGATAATAATGCAGTTATGAAAAATAACCCTTAATTTCTAAATAGAATCACGTTTCTAATAAGTCCTTAAAACTGAACTTGCCAAAAGCCCAATCAGCTCTTTAGACCAAAATTAAATTAATGATATGAATGCTGAATGTCGAGTTGGTAGTCTAATTGAAATGATTTTTATGtatattagatcactaatagcgaacctcctttttgaagatttcaattcctaccataaacctactttgacaacAATtgttaggggtgcgtaggttcaagccctactgggaccaaatttttttccccttattttccttttttctagtaagtttttacttctttcaagacttattattggtttcttgtacaaaaatggaaaaagatgaatcttataagcgatttcttggtgttcaaagtgaatttactacttaaacagaaggggtagagctacacatcttcaaaaatatcaagttacacgcggtgaaagttctctattttgctttcactcttagattatatattgtggaagaaatttggataggttttacgtctgtcctaaggttatttttaaatggagtaagcaaaattcaaaacagaaacacagcattcgaccttattttttcaatgttgaagtatgaattctgtctcattaaatccgtttacttgaggcaccatagaaaaaatgatattgacatttttattttgtgttttataattatttaccaatagtttgatgtttcttttattaaaattaatggtaaaatgagttctctgcaaacgttttggatagtggctatcactttgaaatttgtctgtacttgagcttgaggagataccataagttatacacaatttataaaaaacggcacggtgaaagttgtttaaaaattgcaaaaaagtgcaaaacatggttacctttcagaatataccaagcaaaggccattttgtaaacattactattagtgctctaataccttaactaAAAGAAATCAAGAAAACGAACTGGTCGTCAACGAATTATCATCAAAATATAGCGGATTTTCGTTGTTGTCAGCCTATCGACCCGATGGGTTCTGGTTTGATTATTCGAATTACTTGACCGTTGTGATATATTGAAATCAGGAAACTAAATTACAATTGGACAAAACACAATTTCTGTGATTAATCATAATCGAACGATTTGGTAAAAGTCTTTTAGAATCGCcagaaaacaaatttatttttgaataaatttaaacgTTAGCTCTACTTCATTGTTTTTAATTcagtgaaatttcaaaacaatttccaTCCTGCAAAACTCGAACGGGTATAGGTATCAGGGACAGTGCATCCGTCTCCGTAACTCCTTCGAATAAAGACATGGGAGCCTTCATTCACATCGACAACTACTGTACCAGAGCCTTGGTCGTTATCTCTAGTAGAGATAATCCAGCTTTTTGTAACTCCGTCAACAACTATGTCTGTTATGAACCAGTCATCGTAATGGGAAGTCATAGTCCACGTAAACACGTATGTTCCACTAACTGGCACGGTGTATATTCCGTCATAGGTCTCATATCCGCCTCCATAGTCCAATCCTTCATTGTTGAATATGACGATTTCTTTGTCCCGGAAGCAATGCGTAGAAGTAAGGTAAACGTAGAATGCGATGTTCATTGTTTCCCCTGCACATAATTAAATATAAGCTTAGAATTGATTCCATGGGTCGCGGATGCCCCACATACTGCACCATCTTCTAGATAGCAAAGATTTTAGTACCGACAATATTCACATAAGGTATGTTCGactaaaagttgtttgaagcaaattgtatggTGTGCGAAGAGGTCGACATGGGAGGTGTCTACAAAAATAACCTATACAATGAATACAACAAATGCCTATAATGGACAAAACAAAGATCAGTGctaacattttatcatttataagcATTTACTGCGCTGCAGAAACACACAAAAAGTGGTTTCCGTTCTATGTATTATAAGAACAGGTggacttaaattttattttgtctgaCTGAAGACATCCATTTACAAGGTTCTTCACATGTGCAACTTTGAACCCATTCCTTCAAAGAGCATGAGAAGTTGAACacacaaaatttttaaaggacCATAACACTAGGCAAAATAGTCACAGTTCatagtttattttcatattcagATAAGGATGTGTATCTAAGCAACTGTAAATTAATTCCTTTAAAAAGTGTATGAGGGGttgttgaacacaccaaatttctttattatgtttttttttcttgtgaaattaagaaagggcaataattcaagaaaaaaatctccacagaaaaaaagtccattatttatgatCATCTTCATATCAAGGGTCTTCATCTGTGAAACATTCAAgtatatcctttcaatagtgttggAGGAGtttgacacacaagatttttctctatattctacaCTGCGTTAAAAATAGTCACAGCTTGTAAAAGTAAAATCAGGCTAAATAGTGTGGGATGAGTTGGACAAaacaagatttcgggacgtacggacagcagcaacgctatatgcctcACATAAATGAGGGAGCATAAATGAAAACACGAACTTGAAAACGCTAATTTCTAACTGGTCATCGCGGAGAAACTTCACTGtgccttttattttatttattttatttaacgttTCAGGATTGAAAGACATTAAACTTGAcctcacgcacgcacgcacgcacacacacacacacacacacacaataataataataaaaaaacagacAAGAATTTAATATAGTCAGCTCTTTGTCTGGAAAATGTGACTTAATCGAACTATACCAATATAATTACGAAATTACGAAATGGCAAATGCTTTTTGAAGACAGTAAATTAGATTTTTGCATAATTTTCCGCTAGAAATATCAACAgctttgataaattaaaattaatggaATATTaaatagtatcatttttattagttATCACTATAATGTATTTCCGGTACAGATTtagttttgaaagaaaacatcTACATTGTATTTTGATATGCATGTTTTGTGGTACATTAACTAAACTTTCAAAGTAATctctatataaaaatatagaaaatatgagTGCAATTTGAACATTCAGCATTCAGATGTCTCAgcaatgtaataaaatgttaatattgaaTTAGTTTGTATTGAAATAGAAATCCACACCATTCTGCACATTGTCATGATGtgtcatattttgttatttaatttttctaAACCTGGAAGTAACCAATTAGAAACTGTATTAAGTATGGTAGGTAATATATTTTACGGCACTAACCAAGAAACTTGTACATACATGTAGACCTCGttcaaaaattaataaatgaatatgaTACCTACGTTTAACAATTTCGTTTTGGCTTCGTTGGAATGAACGAGGGTTAATGCTGCCAGTATTTTGCTGCTTCAGTCTGTGCGCTGCCTTATCGCTCTTTAATTTCAATCTTTGTCTTCTATCTGTTTCATTCCTAAGTGAAGGAATCGTCAGGTCATCATCCGGTGTTTCCGCGATGTGGTCCGGATCTTCTGTAATCTTCCTTATATAAGCTTCCAGAATTTCCACTCGGGTTTGAagattattgttttctttcttgaCATCTTCATTAATTGCCATTTGGTTCCGAATAACGTTCTCATGTTTGGCAATCACCTCGTTTTGATGTTTTACCACGCGCTCTAACTCAGCCAGACGTTCTTCTACCGACACAGCATCCGTCCCGAACATTAAAAAAACGCATAGCATAAAACGTTTTTCCATGTTCACACTATGAAAAGATATTGcttgtaaattttttttcaatatatggaACACGATAAGCAGTATCAcatgaaatgtataaatattacatAGCACAGTTATCTAATCGGCTCATTCATCCGAGTCATATACATGTACGTTGTATTTATCTGTGATATCTGTACTAACGTTGATTACTGCAATGTTTTTCGTCCGTATCTTTTAAGATACatcatatttaatattaacatCACATATCACTTTTCAGTATATATAAATATTGGTATAACACAtgtttttgtgtataaacgtctgTAGAAGCCCGTGGGATACGGATGCTACACAAATAATACATGCATTGTTTTCATAGGTGATGACTTTACGAGTAAGTATTAAAACTCGTCAGACGTAGGACGTTTCGTGCAGATTAAACATTTTGTACGAACTGTTTACTTTACTGTGTTAAACTGTGTAATTAAAAATACCTCCtccaatataaatattttaaaagaattcaaATTCAGTCTTAATTTTACCTTTTCTTCGCACATAGCGTTTTACAGAATATGGAAAATGTAGATGagcaagcaaattcgatgaattggtatccccgccGATTTGGCttgtgttgaggaatggcaaagaaatttatccggcaaaaagttaagggtgttactaagaagcaaatgatttaattacatttgaacttaaaaagaacagaagtccttaagagagcacaatcaagtaagaaatctggaacgtggATGGTGAGGGGTGGTGGGgctaggggtgggggggggtgttacaacttcacatgtggataaatattcatggaaggtttgaaaataaaaaaaagaatgaaaaaagttaagtttttttttttttttttttttttttggggggggggggggggggggaaaggtgGGGAGGGTGAGAGATTGTAGGGTGACCGGGTGAAGGTACAAAACTTCagatgttgataataaatattgatggataattttttcttttatttgggaGGGGGGcggtgcatgatcggggtggtgagGGTGACTGGGTGGTAGCGAGGTGGGGGTGGTACAACTttgcattttgataaatattcatggaaggtgtaagatttgaaaaaaaaaaacacgaaaaatgtGGGATGCGGGGGTGTGACCAGGGCGGTGGGGGtaaccgggtgtgggtacacaacttcacttgacatttttttttgtggataATAAATGTTCAAGGAAAAAATGaaggaagtttaatgaaattctaccaattggttagtttgttatgtacaaatatgtggatttttaaacaattaagggcaataactctgaagttactattGAGATCCTGACGAAAATGAGTGTGCACTAccatattatggtgatctaaatttaattcaatttcatagttttaggtcaaatatgtcacaagttatgaagctgAAAGTAGCATATTTAAAGTGCCCTTTATAGTTAACACTTAGATACAActaagggccataaatctggtgTTATttaggcaatctgactgaaacttgacagaccacatttccctatagtggtgaacatgtatatgaagctTTTTTCTTGAATATTCGAAACCACTTAacagatatggctccggacgggtggacgtacggacggaagaCCGGACgggtggacggacagacgacgcaAAAACTATACCCCTCCGACTTCGGCGAGGGATAAAAAGTCGATTTGATACTGTTGGAAGCAGAAATTGTTACTGGGAGTGTTTTCAGGAAAAAAGACTCACTTGAATAGATTCAACTTTACAGTCAAACATCATCAACTTTCATCATGATAATGTCTTGTACACAACATGGTGATAACAACTTATATGATTGTCTTCTAGCATGTATGGTCCCTGGCTCGCGGAgtttgctttttccgcgttaccaccaGCACAAATATATATCTGGGTggaaaatcgcgatgatttttcCACACATTGAACAACTACTGAAGaatgtaatacatgtaacatAAGAACACAGGAGAGGGTGATAAGATGTCTtgcattgttatattttctggtccgttGTGAACATGGACCAAATTTAAGTTCCGCTTAAATCAGAGATAGAGGCCTGAGAGGTGTGGTACATTTCATTACGTCTTATGAATAGACACATTCAAACATAGTCTGCTTATTCACTCAAACATGAGAATACGCAGAATATACTATTCAGAATCCGTTAGAAACCAACAAACCTTATAAACTATTCGAACATAAACCTGTGTCCCTTAAAACGAATGCAAACATAAATTCTTTAAACTATGCTTTTACCTTCatttacttttttgtataaaataaacatttcggGGACAAAATATGGTAGGGGAGTGAGGAAAGCCTATATCGGCCTACACTACGCCTCAGCTTAGGGCGGGCCCCTTCATGAATACAAGGACTGAAAGCTATAATATTATAGTACAAGTAATTCTTACTCAGGGCAGATATTATACATGAGCATTTGATGAGTAACAAATTTCTTGTATTTCCTTATTTTAATTTACGGTCAACAATAGGAATATCAACAATGTCCGCACTCTGAAAGCAAGGCGGGAAAATCAAGGATGAACAAAAGCTGAATCCCATGTCTTCGAATTAGATCAGATAAAATGTAATAAGATTTACTACGGGAAGATACTGCCGCTTGTAAAActgatgaaatgaaaaaaagcaattaaatgaataaataaacaacagtCTGAACACAGCTGGACCTGACTGAACCACAGTTACTCCTTTTGTAAATGCGTTGTATGCCTATGATAATAGCATGTCCAGTAAAGCTGTCCTGataacatatcaaatatttacatagcCGTACATTCTTattacacaactgttctattgttctctgcgggttaGTAACCAAAACTGAATACCtatatattgtccgtaagtattgacctggcactcatgaatattccgtttatttccgtaaattaattctcggtgtccgaacatagcgatataaatataagatatatataatttcttgATAACGTaatgtcacatgtgcaggtagctgtgcggacaaaatgTTTAGCTGCCATGCTCAGGGTTGCGGGTTCGAGtcctttttttatatgttttatatgcaaactaACCACTTATCGGATCAATCATATTGTGATTTTTATGGTTGATTTACtgaatgttttcatatttaaccGTTGCAGAAAAGGTGgaataaaaatggttttaaaaggatcttatacaaacatacaaagtacttgtcaccagcgtttccagaaaataaatactacaagagaaacaattaaaattcttaaaaatatgatgcatataataatgtaaaaataaaacaggcaTCGATAACAttacatgaaaaataatttaatgtgatttcgaacccgtggtaacatgcttggaagtcagacaccttatcACTGCGCCACCGTGTCATCGGTTAACTGTATctgttactttagtaatatagatattttcaaaatacaaaatttatattgcgtaaattaacgaaaacgtccAAAAATATTgacgaagattaatgagtgccaggtcaatactaaCGGGCaataccatacctgcgcacgtgcataggtatcataccatacctgagcacgtgaaaagaatgttagatgagttcaaactgtaatgtttattaAATGCCGTGTTATTAGCCGTAAGTATTggcctggcactcatgaatattgcgtatattttccgtaaattGATTCTCGGTGTCTGAAactaaatagcgatataaatattgcgtatatatttcgttataattttcacaatgtcaaATGTGCAAACAGCTGTGCGGACAAAACGTTTAGTTTCCAATCGGTATTGTGGGTTCGACTCCTGCGTGGGACCATTTTCCCCAAATTATAATGTCAAACTGAACAGGTAGAGATATTGCCACACTTATGTGATCAAACCTTATGGTCTATTTCTTGGAAAGAATAACCGTTTTGGTTAGTGTTGAATAAAAAATCTTtaggagaagaactctataagacttgtctttcgttctaattcATTCTATCAACTGTACTTGtattgtttgtatataaatataattatgtatattgctggaaataaatatgtttgaaccaaaacatctttaaaagtattttagatAAAAGTCAAAGTAGTTGCCACCAGAGTGTCCAGCAAATGAattctacaagagaaaacaataagAATTCGTGAAATATGTTACGTAGATATTGTAAGAATCAAAGTAACATCGataacaacattacattgaattaaaaaaaaatgaataactaAAAATGGTCTGAGGTGAGTTTGAATTCGTGGttaatttttaagtatattttcaggatacaaatatttcgtaatATAACGAAAACCCACGAAATTATTGGCCAATCaagtcaatacttacggacaatagacaATACCTGTGTCAAGAAGCATTTACAAATGTACacctattttatatacatattgtatattttgacatttgaattaCGATCGTCATATAAGCTTGAGATACATTCAAGGGTCTGTACTCGAAATCAGACTAAACAGGGAGAAGAGGAAgataatcattataattattattgttaaatgTTGACGAAATGATGATGAAACGGTGATGAAACGATGATTATGTTGACGCTGAAGACGACGACGAAACGTAAATACAGAACCCGAAACTAAATTTATCATAAACACGCACCCAAAGTGTGAAGATGTGcattaaaaagattaaaaaaaaaaaaaacaaaaaaaaaaaaacaaaaaaaaaaaaaaaaaacaacaacaacacaatgaAACAAATTTTCGGACTTTTTATTCAGTTAAGATAAATAGGCGATACCATTTTCGGATACATATTATTTGTTTGTGAACTTCAGAATGTGAAATATTATAGGTAGGGAGAGCTGTTACAGAGACCATACTGGTGCGTTGTTTGTTGAAAAACTCCCAACAAATAATCGgctaacaaaaatgcatttacattggcGTATTAATTAAGTAGAACTtccataaatttttttaatatcattttacgtatttcaatttacctgccgaagttaaagtaattcccacaatcatttttttttctgactgggGCAAGGAAAGACtaattgataaataaattaataaaaaccaACATTAAtatgacgttgtgtaagtcatTTACTTACCTCTTACatcggtgttcatgaattgaaaatacccgcggtCGTGCGGTTACACCAGTCCTCGATTCGCACAAGCGcaggtattttcaattcatggaCACCAATCTAAGAGGTTAGTAACATACACTTGCATTAATGTGCAGAGAAAATGTGTCAGTATAACCAACTATACTGACGTTACGAAGGAACGCCCCATGGACAGCTGGCGTTTTTTTTCCGTTATTTAGTATAAATTTGTTTGACAAAGACAGAAATGTACATGCACTCTGACTGATAAACATAGCCAACCGAAACTCATAGGATTTTATTCAGCCCATTGTTAAATTCATGTACCTGCTCATAATTTCCTCATGCATCCCGTGTGTGTCAACCAATGTGGTTTTATTGGGCGAATTTTACACAGGTACATGTGTAAGTCGACATACGGCCatatttttagagattttctgACAATCAGTTTATCCCAAGGCTAAATTTCGAAGAGAGGACCATGCTCGAATGTGGGCAAACGCAGAAACAAGtcgctagacgttttaacgtctctcgttcgacagtACTGTATCTCGTTCGACGTGTCAGAGACACGGGCAGACGTCGTTCGGGCAGACCGTGTGTAACGTTAGTACGGCAGGACAATTTCATACGCCAGCGCCATTtgcgtgacagatttgtgacggttGAATGCACGTCACGTTTAGTAGTTGGTAACCGTGGACGGCCTGCAAGTCGACATATAATATGAAATTGGCTTGAAGAACGGGAAATTATCTGCCACAGGCCTTACCGCGGTCTAGGACTTGCGCTTCGTCACTGTCACCAACGTCTAATTTGGACCCGCAATCATTGCGGTCAGCGTTGACAGAACGAAGTGTTTAGTGATGGACCAAGTTATTCTCTACATAGTCAGGCATTACATCGACAGACATTATGTCCTGTGGTTGTCCCTATATTCTGTTAATATCAAGACGTGGTTTTTCAGCATGACAACGCGTGTCCTAACGTTTGCACGTGTCACCAGGAACGTTTTACACACAAGTAACATTGACGTTTTGCCTTGGCCGGCGTGCTCACCGGAcggcaatccgattgaacacgggATTATCTTGGACGGCGGTTACGTCAACGTCAACTACAGCTTGCCAACTTCCAGGAACTGATAGCAGCGCTCCAGCAAGAGTGGGCAAGAACCCCACGAGAACTGCCACGTATTTTGTGCGGGTCCATCAGCCGTGGTTGCCAGGAGaagtggccacacgcgctactggtTGTGTCAGTGAAATTCCTTATAATGCGACCATGAAAAGCTGTCTAAATAATTCTTTTAAGGCATCAGATTTTCGGATGGGATTGTTCTTTTTTAGATTTGAATCgcagtaaacaaaatattgtacaacgAGGTTTAATGAGGCGTTTCTTTTTTCTTCTCAGTGTATATTTGTATTTGTCCTTAAATAACTGACATAATTCCTGCATGATCACTGCTGTTAGCCAAAAGCTTATCTATGGTGGTCACGGTCACACAGAAgaaaaaatgtagatcacacacGTTATGGTTGCTTTGTTATGCATCAGCTTATGTTTAGGTTGTATTAATTCATTTCATGTGAAGGAAAATGAATCTAAACGTTTCTTTATAGAAGTGAACTAGCAAATGCGTGGCGTAATTCACCAGTGTTTTAGTTACGATGCATGCAAATTCGGTCTAGTCAAATCTCGCTGCAACCTTTTCACGCGCAAGGGATAACTATGGTCACCCTTGGGCCTCTTTTCCCCGGATGGAATTGAGTCGAGTGGGATCACGTAGCTCGAGTAAAACGCTCTAACACCGGGAACCGGAAGTGGAGATTTACAGCCTTGTTTACGGCGCTTGTAAAATAGTAGtgtaatttcttcattcaaataatattttttggtCATAAATTAATCATATGTTTATTCCGCTACGATTTGTCTTTGACACTGAAGTTGTACCTTCTCATTCCACCATATTGTTCTCGCACTGTTCG
Protein-coding sequences here:
- the LOC123550223 gene encoding uncharacterized protein LOC123550223, which codes for MEKRFMLCVFLMFGTDAVSVEERLAELERVVKHQNEVIAKHENVIRNQMAINEDVKKENNNLQTRVEILEAYIRKITEDPDHIAETPDDDLTIPSLRNETDRRQRLKLKSDKAAHRLKQQNTGSINPRSFQRSQNEIVKRETMNIAFYVYLTSTHCFRDKEIVIFNNEGLDYGGGYETYDGIYTVPVSGTYVFTWTMTSHYDDWFITDIVVDGVTKSWIISTRDNDQGSGTVVVDVNEGSHVFIRRSYGDGCTVPDTYTRSSFAGWKLF